A region from the Sander vitreus isolate 19-12246 chromosome 1, sanVit1, whole genome shotgun sequence genome encodes:
- the LOC144521095 gene encoding G2/mitotic-specific cyclin-B2-like isoform X1 — protein MSSVEVRAAQLPAAVNPVKMGKKATSGPRRAALGELTNFPGAAVNTKRTGPTKSTASVKPSQKAKPVAPSVVLVPAPADPLPQVSEELVADVSMKEEEELCQAFSEALLTVQDVDEQDSDLPQLCSEYVKDIYNYLHVLEVQQAVRANYMQGYEITERMRALLVDWLVQVHSRFQLLQETLYLTVAVLDRFLQVQPVSRRKLQLVGVTAMLVACKYEEMYAPEVGDFAYITDNAFTKAQILEMEQLVLRTLNFQLGRPLPLHFLRRASKVANSDVERHTLAKYLMELTLVDYSMVHYRPSEIAAAALGLSQLLLEELPWSPTQQHYSTYDAAHLMPIMQHMAKNVVTVNEGKTKFQAVRNKYSSSKLMKISLIPQLKSSTIVTMAAPLLNNP, from the exons ATGTCGTCTGTGGAAGTTCGTGCTGCG CAGCTCCCAGCCGCAGTGAACCCCGTGAAGATGGGCAAAAAAGCCACATCAGGTCCGAGGAGAGCTGCTCTCGGGGAGCTTACCAACTTTCCCGGAGCAGCAGTCAACACAAAG AGGACTGGACCAACCAAATCAACTGCATCAGTCAAACCATCCCAAAAAGCCAAACCTGTGGCGCCCTCAGTAGTCCTGGTCCCAGCGCCTGCAGATCCTCTCCCCCAAGTTTCAGAGGAGTTAGTGGCTGATGTGTCtatgaaggaggaggaagaactgTGCCAGGCTTTCTCCGAGGCGCTGCTCACAGTGCAGGATGTCGACGAGCAGGACTCAGACCTGCCGCAGCTCTGCTCAGAATACGTCAAAGATATCTATAATTATCTACACGTCCTAGAG GTGCAGCAGGCCGTACGAGCCAACTACATGCAGGGTTATGAAATCACCGAACGCATGCGAGCGCTTCTGGTCGACTGGCTGGTCCAGGTTCACTCCCGGttccagctgctgcaggagacTCTGTACCTCACAGTTGCTGTCCTGGATCGTTTTCTCCAG GTCCAGCCAGTCTCTCGCAGAAAGCTGCAGCTCGTTGGCGTGACGGCCATGCTGGTGGCCTGTAAATACGAGGAGATGTACGCCCCCGAGGTGGGAGACTTTGCCTACATCACAGACAACGCCTTTACAAAGGCTCAGATTCTGGAGATGGAGCAGCTGGTTTTGAGGACCCTCAACTTTCAGCTGGGACGTCCTCTCCCTTTACACTTTCTCAGACGGGCCTCCAAGGTGGCTAAT TCTGATGTAGAGAGACACACGCTGGCCAAGTACCTGATGGAGCTGACCCTCGTCGACTACAGCATGGTTCACTACCGGCCGTCTGAGATCGCGGCTGCAGCACTCGGTCTCTCCCAGCTGCTGCTTGAAGAGCTGCCCTGG TCTCCTACACAGCAGCACTACTCCACTTACGACGCGGCCCACCTGATGCCCATCATGCAGCACATGGCCAAAAATGTTGTGACTGTAAATGAGGGGAAGACAAAGTTCCAG
- the LOC144521095 gene encoding G2/mitotic-specific cyclin-B2-like isoform X2, with translation MSSVEVRAALPAAVNPVKMGKKATSGPRRAALGELTNFPGAAVNTKRTGPTKSTASVKPSQKAKPVAPSVVLVPAPADPLPQVSEELVADVSMKEEEELCQAFSEALLTVQDVDEQDSDLPQLCSEYVKDIYNYLHVLEVQQAVRANYMQGYEITERMRALLVDWLVQVHSRFQLLQETLYLTVAVLDRFLQVQPVSRRKLQLVGVTAMLVACKYEEMYAPEVGDFAYITDNAFTKAQILEMEQLVLRTLNFQLGRPLPLHFLRRASKVANSDVERHTLAKYLMELTLVDYSMVHYRPSEIAAAALGLSQLLLEELPWSPTQQHYSTYDAAHLMPIMQHMAKNVVTVNEGKTKFQAVRNKYSSSKLMKISLIPQLKSSTIVTMAAPLLNNP, from the exons ATGTCGTCTGTGGAAGTTCGTGCTGCG CTCCCAGCCGCAGTGAACCCCGTGAAGATGGGCAAAAAAGCCACATCAGGTCCGAGGAGAGCTGCTCTCGGGGAGCTTACCAACTTTCCCGGAGCAGCAGTCAACACAAAG AGGACTGGACCAACCAAATCAACTGCATCAGTCAAACCATCCCAAAAAGCCAAACCTGTGGCGCCCTCAGTAGTCCTGGTCCCAGCGCCTGCAGATCCTCTCCCCCAAGTTTCAGAGGAGTTAGTGGCTGATGTGTCtatgaaggaggaggaagaactgTGCCAGGCTTTCTCCGAGGCGCTGCTCACAGTGCAGGATGTCGACGAGCAGGACTCAGACCTGCCGCAGCTCTGCTCAGAATACGTCAAAGATATCTATAATTATCTACACGTCCTAGAG GTGCAGCAGGCCGTACGAGCCAACTACATGCAGGGTTATGAAATCACCGAACGCATGCGAGCGCTTCTGGTCGACTGGCTGGTCCAGGTTCACTCCCGGttccagctgctgcaggagacTCTGTACCTCACAGTTGCTGTCCTGGATCGTTTTCTCCAG GTCCAGCCAGTCTCTCGCAGAAAGCTGCAGCTCGTTGGCGTGACGGCCATGCTGGTGGCCTGTAAATACGAGGAGATGTACGCCCCCGAGGTGGGAGACTTTGCCTACATCACAGACAACGCCTTTACAAAGGCTCAGATTCTGGAGATGGAGCAGCTGGTTTTGAGGACCCTCAACTTTCAGCTGGGACGTCCTCTCCCTTTACACTTTCTCAGACGGGCCTCCAAGGTGGCTAAT TCTGATGTAGAGAGACACACGCTGGCCAAGTACCTGATGGAGCTGACCCTCGTCGACTACAGCATGGTTCACTACCGGCCGTCTGAGATCGCGGCTGCAGCACTCGGTCTCTCCCAGCTGCTGCTTGAAGAGCTGCCCTGG TCTCCTACACAGCAGCACTACTCCACTTACGACGCGGCCCACCTGATGCCCATCATGCAGCACATGGCCAAAAATGTTGTGACTGTAAATGAGGGGAAGACAAAGTTCCAG